The proteins below come from a single Asanoa ferruginea genomic window:
- the sigJ gene encoding RNA polymerase sigma factor SigJ, producing the protein MRDGATDSVDEATELYLDERDLLFSLAYNLLGNVADSEDVLQDTWLSWVSAQRAEIANPRGYLVRIAVNAALARLRDAKRSRERYVGPWLPEPVVTDPDAVDSAVRGESLSLAVMVILETLTPLERAVFVLHEAFGYQHTEIAALLGRTPVAVRQLAHRARQHVRSGRPRQPARPQVVRAATQRFLDAALGADVDTLLEVLSPGVRLWSDGGGRRPAALRVIEGRAKVLRLVTRNLSALPALTVRPVHVNGEPAALLFAGATLYAVVVVELREDSDQVSGIYTILNPDKLAGVDRSGQVDQAAIARSRPGSGSSAGGNTRGRLSLHGD; encoded by the coding sequence ATGCGCGACGGTGCGACGGACTCCGTCGACGAGGCGACGGAGCTTTACCTCGACGAGCGCGACCTGCTCTTCTCCCTCGCCTACAACCTGCTCGGCAACGTGGCCGACAGCGAGGACGTCCTCCAGGACACCTGGCTCTCCTGGGTATCCGCGCAGCGAGCGGAGATCGCGAATCCTCGCGGATACCTCGTCCGGATCGCCGTGAACGCGGCCCTGGCTCGGCTGCGGGACGCCAAGCGATCCCGAGAGCGTTACGTCGGCCCGTGGTTGCCGGAACCGGTTGTGACCGATCCGGACGCCGTCGATTCCGCGGTCCGGGGTGAGTCGCTGTCGTTGGCCGTGATGGTGATTCTGGAAACGCTGACCCCACTGGAGCGGGCCGTATTCGTCCTGCACGAGGCCTTCGGATACCAGCACACGGAGATCGCCGCGCTGCTCGGACGGACGCCGGTGGCGGTCCGTCAGCTTGCGCACCGGGCGCGTCAGCACGTGCGGTCCGGCCGGCCGCGTCAGCCGGCCCGTCCACAGGTGGTCCGGGCCGCCACCCAGCGTTTCCTCGACGCCGCCCTCGGCGCCGACGTCGACACGCTCCTGGAGGTGCTCTCTCCCGGAGTGCGCCTGTGGAGCGACGGCGGCGGCCGCCGACCCGCCGCGCTGCGAGTCATCGAGGGACGGGCGAAGGTGCTGCGGCTGGTCACCCGCAACCTGTCCGCTCTGCCCGCGTTGACGGTCCGGCCCGTCCACGTGAACGGGGAACCGGCGGCGCTGCTGTTCGCCGGCGCCACCCTGTACGCGGTAGTCGTAGTCGAGCTCCGCGAGGACAGTGACCAGGTGAGCGGGATCTACACGATCCTCAACCCGGACAAGCTGGCCGGAGTCGACCGGAGCGGGCAGGTCGATCAAGCGGCCATCGCCCGCTCCCGGCCCGGCTCCGGCAGTTCGGCCGGCGGGAACACCCGAGGACGGTTGAGCCTCCACGGTGACTGA